From Chitinophagales bacterium, the proteins below share one genomic window:
- a CDS encoding DUF1156 domain-containing protein, which translates to MAQAKKLIEVAMPIKEISAASVHDKYIHHGHISTMHIWWARRPLPVCRAVVFASLVPDPLDENCPKQFKEAVEVLLGSAAKPLNEPGMLVDAYKPYNDIPYTAAIDKMEDNHRNRLLMLIGKYSTEFCENEKAGKATPAGKQLSDFSLIKWENKCNDAILNKARKLIWVAYNLKLEPNKSCSELLDDFSTCYEKIAKIESELYSISDRHLKTKKVTELELNLQNAIDGFRSKMPIIFDPFAGGGAIPLEAARLGCRSYGNDINPVANIIQRSSLEFPQKFGKPITYSKVEFIKLYGQKEFDKLPNENKLFSNTVAGSVTIQNRLSFDVEFYANKLLELAEKEIGHYYPKDKKGKKPLVYYWSRLAVCSNPSCKAEVPLLKQFYLANKKDKQIYLNPIIKGNKIDFELKNGKYDFEGWNNRGNMKCPCCGSVTDVKKIKEQIIRCDLKEKLLAIVQEGEQGKEYRLPTTEEINSLTALPDEIDIPIEKMQRNSAGGDTFSWGITEWGQIFSKRQLFAMQTLISKLHIIREELSVQESEYSKAIITYLGIWIDRIAAYLTSFGRWIPQNEQLTSIFGRQAIAMVFDYPEVSIFAPSTSGPLNQLEWIIMYLNSESSIPFTSICNNAASGEKEQFPVKSLTAVITDPPYYDAIAYADLSDFFYVWMKRSIANLYPLNFATPQTPKSDECTMLKHHHSGDAEKAKAHFENKLLQIFDAIEHQTSDIVSIMFAHQSTEAWTTLCNSILGARMNITGSWAIDSERDTRMIANAGAALQSSVTVSCRPAQRNGIGDYKEVRKAVQKTVAKEVEELYSLGFRGADLLTACFGQAVSEFGKYEKVEKADGSEVTVADLLEMARESAFNALLKGFDGDDFTKFYIGWLQLYSFAESEFDDAAKFSRVGLSINVGELFTEHILIKHGNKQTLGTFEERINTNKNIGDRANNFLIDLVHRAMALYKGNNRTALLQYIGKVAAQPENSFWRVITSLCEVLPTGSKDHKQALGLLTNKDSLIRESKTVQATATTQTNLFE; encoded by the coding sequence ATGGCACAAGCAAAGAAATTAATAGAAGTAGCAATGCCGATAAAAGAAATATCGGCAGCAAGTGTGCATGATAAATACATACATCACGGTCATATTTCCACTATGCATATTTGGTGGGCAAGAAGACCTTTGCCAGTTTGCCGTGCTGTTGTATTTGCCAGTTTGGTACCCGATCCATTAGATGAAAATTGTCCAAAACAATTTAAAGAGGCAGTTGAGGTATTATTAGGCAGTGCTGCAAAACCATTGAATGAACCAGGAATGTTAGTTGATGCTTACAAACCTTATAATGACATTCCTTATACTGCCGCCATTGACAAAATGGAAGACAACCACCGCAACAGGTTGTTAATGCTAATTGGGAAATATAGCACTGAATTTTGTGAAAATGAAAAGGCGGGAAAGGCAACACCAGCAGGAAAACAGCTTAGTGATTTTAGTTTAATCAAGTGGGAAAATAAATGCAATGATGCTATTCTTAACAAGGCAAGAAAACTTATATGGGTTGCTTATAATTTAAAATTAGAGCCGAATAAATCATGTTCAGAATTACTTGATGATTTTTCAACTTGCTATGAGAAAATTGCAAAAATCGAATCCGAACTATATTCGATTTCGGACAGACACTTAAAAACTAAAAAGGTTACTGAGTTGGAACTGAATCTTCAAAATGCAATTGATGGATTTAGAAGTAAAATGCCTATCATTTTTGACCCCTTCGCAGGTGGCGGTGCAATTCCATTAGAGGCAGCAAGGTTGGGATGCAGAAGTTATGGTAATGATATTAACCCTGTTGCCAATATTATTCAGAGAAGCAGTTTAGAATTTCCTCAAAAATTTGGTAAACCAATTACATATAGCAAAGTAGAGTTTATAAAACTATACGGTCAAAAGGAGTTTGATAAACTTCCAAATGAAAATAAATTATTCAGCAATACTGTTGCTGGTTCAGTAACTATTCAAAACCGATTAAGTTTTGATGTTGAGTTTTATGCAAACAAATTACTTGAATTGGCTGAAAAGGAAATTGGACATTACTACCCGAAAGACAAGAAAGGTAAAAAACCTTTAGTCTATTACTGGTCAAGATTGGCTGTTTGTTCTAATCCAAGTTGTAAAGCTGAAGTTCCGCTTTTAAAGCAGTTTTATTTAGCAAACAAAAAAGATAAACAAATCTATCTAAATCCAATAATCAAGGGCAATAAAATAGATTTTGAATTGAAAAATGGCAAGTATGATTTTGAGGGTTGGAATAACAGAGGTAATATGAAATGTCCTTGTTGTGGAAGCGTTACAGATGTAAAGAAAATTAAGGAGCAAATTATAAGATGTGATCTAAAGGAAAAATTATTGGCTATTGTTCAAGAAGGTGAACAAGGAAAGGAATATAGGTTGCCAACCACGGAAGAAATAAATTCATTAACGGCATTACCTGATGAGATTGATATTCCAATAGAAAAAATGCAGAGAAATTCTGCTGGCGGAGATACGTTTAGTTGGGGCATAACAGAGTGGGGCCAAATATTTTCAAAAAGACAGTTGTTTGCTATGCAAACATTGATTAGCAAGTTGCATATTATAAGGGAAGAACTTAGTGTTCAAGAAAGTGAATATTCAAAAGCAATTATAACCTATTTGGGTATTTGGATTGACCGCATTGCTGCATATCTAACTTCATTTGGAAGATGGATTCCTCAAAACGAACAATTAACAAGCATTTTTGGTAGACAAGCAATTGCAATGGTTTTTGATTATCCTGAAGTAAGCATTTTTGCTCCCTCTACAAGTGGTCCTTTAAATCAATTGGAATGGATCATTATGTATCTCAACTCGGAAAGCAGTATTCCATTTACTTCAATTTGTAATAATGCAGCAAGTGGAGAGAAAGAACAGTTTCCTGTAAAATCTCTAACGGCAGTAATAACTGACCCTCCATATTATGACGCTATTGCCTATGCTGATTTATCTGACTTTTTTTATGTGTGGATGAAAAGGAGCATCGCTAATTTATATCCTTTAAATTTTGCAACGCCTCAAACACCAAAATCTGATGAATGCACAATGTTAAAGCACCATCATTCTGGTGATGCTGAAAAAGCAAAAGCTCACTTTGAAAATAAGTTATTGCAAATATTTGATGCAATTGAACATCAGACTTCTGACATCGTAAGCATAATGTTTGCACATCAAAGTACAGAAGCCTGGACAACACTTTGTAATTCAATTTTAGGTGCAAGAATGAATATCACTGGCAGTTGGGCAATAGATTCAGAAAGAGACACAAGAATGATTGCAAATGCCGGTGCTGCTTTACAGTCTTCAGTTACCGTTTCTTGCAGACCAGCACAACGAAATGGGATTGGTGATTACAAGGAAGTAAGGAAAGCAGTTCAAAAAACAGTTGCGAAAGAAGTAGAAGAATTATACAGTTTGGGATTCAGAGGTGCAGATTTATTGACAGCTTGCTTTGGTCAGGCAGTAAGTGAATTTGGCAAATACGAAAAAGTAGAGAAAGCAGACGGAAGCGAAGTAACGGTAGCAGACCTTTTGGAAATGGCAAGAGAAAGTGCTTTTAATGCTTTACTCAAAGGGTTTGATGGCGATGATTTCACCAAGTTCTACATCGGTTGGTTGCAGCTTTACAGCTTTGCAGAAAGTGAATTTGATGATGCTGCAAAATTCAGCCGGGTAGGGTTAAGCATCAATGTAGGAGAATTGTTTACTGAACACATACTTATCAAGCATGGGAACAAACAAACCTTAGGCACATTTGAAGAACGCATCAATACCAATAAAAATATTGGCGACAGGGCCAATAACTTTTTAATTGACTTAGTACATAGGGCAATGGCATTGTATAAGGGCAATAACAGAACAGCCTTGCTGCAATATATTGGTAAAGTTGCCGCCCAGCCTGAAAATAGTTTTTGGAGGGTTATCACTTCGCTTTGCGAAGTATTACCTACTGGCAGCAAAGACCATAAACAAGCACTTGGCTTGCTTACCAATAAAGACAGCTTGATACGGGAAAGCAAAACCGTTCAAGCCACAGCAACAACACAAACGAATTTATTTGAATAG
- a CDS encoding DUF3696 domain-containing protein: MINFINLKNFKCFVDEPFKIAPLTLFTGINGMGKSSVIQSLLLLKQSYENTYLQSKAKVSLNNFSYVDLETAGDLCYAKAHPKYVTIKMENDSGKKYEWEINASKVKESDLDVKYSGDSEYEKEALFSKDFIYLSAERFGPRRDYSRKSKRVFNTKIGIQGELTPAYIFDATKNDESIGIPALKHPSAANLSLFENLNAWVGEILGRGISTNVSEQDEETLKLTFKLKGLQGGDFSALQVGFGFSFSLPVILAPLIAKPGDLLIIENPEAHLHPSAQSKIGKLLALAAQNGVQVIVETHSDHVLNAIRVMVKGDKIFAKIENSKVGVHFFYNEKGDDGEIQSHRVIDILSSGKMSGWPAGFFDEWERSLKTLISK; the protein is encoded by the coding sequence ATGATAAACTTTATCAATTTAAAGAACTTCAAATGCTTTGTTGATGAGCCTTTTAAAATTGCTCCATTAACACTTTTCACAGGCATCAATGGCATGGGTAAGTCGAGTGTTATTCAGAGCCTTTTATTGTTAAAACAGAGCTATGAAAACACTTATTTACAATCTAAAGCTAAGGTCAGCCTGAATAATTTCAGCTATGTTGATCTTGAAACAGCTGGTGATCTTTGTTATGCAAAGGCTCACCCAAAGTATGTAACCATTAAAATGGAAAATGATAGCGGTAAAAAGTACGAATGGGAAATAAATGCTTCCAAGGTTAAGGAAAGCGATTTGGATGTTAAGTATTCTGGTGATAGTGAATATGAAAAAGAGGCACTTTTTAGCAAAGACTTCATTTATTTATCAGCAGAAAGATTTGGCCCGAGGAGAGATTATTCAAGAAAAAGTAAGAGAGTATTTAACACAAAAATTGGCATACAAGGTGAATTAACACCGGCCTATATATTTGATGCAACAAAAAATGATGAATCCATTGGAATTCCTGCTTTAAAACATCCATCCGCTGCAAATCTTTCCCTATTTGAGAATCTTAATGCTTGGGTCGGTGAAATCTTGGGTCGAGGTATAAGTACAAATGTTTCCGAACAAGATGAAGAAACTTTAAAACTGACTTTTAAGCTAAAAGGGCTTCAGGGAGGAGATTTCTCTGCATTGCAGGTGGGTTTTGGTTTCAGTTTCAGCTTGCCGGTCATTTTAGCACCATTAATTGCAAAACCAGGTGATTTATTAATTATTGAAAATCCGGAGGCACATTTACATCCCTCTGCACAGTCAAAAATTGGAAAGTTATTGGCCCTTGCTGCACAGAATGGAGTTCAGGTAATTGTTGAAACCCATAGCGACCATGTTTTAAATGCAATCAGGGTCATGGTAAAAGGCGACAAAATATTCGCCAAAATTGAGAATAGTAAAGTTGGTGTGCATTTTTTTTATAATGAAAAAGGGGATGACGGTGAAATACAAAGTCATCGGGTTATTGATATTTTATCAAGCGGTAAAATGTCTGGCTGGCCAGCAGGTTTTTTTGATGAATGGGAACGTAGTTTAAAAACCTTAATCAGCAAGTAG
- a CDS encoding DUF3883 domain-containing protein, translated as MAIETGQIVKNLIPTEPVTVNQIQPLGTMVSIKFTGVNTNRANTKVISKEEFDALEMLTQEGTFNFKGDPTKFGLFAEAERINSAYQFDPLFAVNCSIVDPLPHQVEAVYKFLLPLPKIRFLLADDTGAGKTIMTGLLIKELMMRGLAERILIVTPGGLTKQWQEDEMAIKFNIPFTLVNRSLFSSDPNVFHTAQRIVTSIDFISREDVLNVASNSHWDLIVFDECHKLSAYDYGSKQYLSLRYKAAQVLSQQCEHILLLTATPHRGRTDTFKKLLQLLDEDIFATDEIASTRIKELEHNGINKFFIRRLKEDMKDWQGKPLFKDRYTKTVAYQLTPEEKELYDAVTSYLTKKKEEASETKNIHVSLALTVMQRRLVSSIFAIKNTLGRRYNALKGILDETNKNPNLFSQRHKLEGFDVDNIEEFEDLEDDERDALENILSDPKKFKLFTTAKSLGEIQTEANEVKKLYEMAESLYNRKQEEKKFQELQELLKSNGVLENGEKLVIFTEHKDTLLYLEERLTKSGGYKVATIHGGKNVDDRREAQWAFAKPDTQILIATDAAGEGINLQFCRLLINWDIPWNPNRLEQRMGRIHRYGQKQYVLVFNMVASNTKEGKVLERLLTKLDIIREGMGDDRVYDVIQDVLEGVGLDDIINSVFNGKETDLDRFLSQDDATLKLKFTEKINEQKDKLAHSTVDYRDARLLKENSDEKRLQPIYIKLFYEKAFQNLGGVFTELRQSIFRIDKMPDPVIAELKETYKIHFDAIKSIQFCFDKQIFLDYQSVGDLGKVHYINPGNPVFDSLVTVVRNLYREDMIKGTILISPDDKEDYFAFFVKSQIVDNRASKKDDSIADERLVMVYQSTDGEFHITSPAKFIDLHTPTEFTKPIEPPPVVSTNDVVQWSFEKITTQQFEDTKAHVKKDAADRRVYLESAFTQVIMDLQIAIQELQSKVLYGDNKVQEKILKKQERINELIHKKQSRLESLELMAQLNPKAPEVLGCAYVVPLTQVEYVGHYGMSRDDEAEAIAMKEAMDYEISVGWKPVDVSANNEGYDVKSISPEELKRYIEVKGRSAGDGSVMLSENEMNRLAQLGDAAWLYIVMNCKINPELYRIQNPAKALKFELKSKGVQYFLPMAEWKQKINA; from the coding sequence ATGGCAATAGAGACAGGACAAATAGTTAAAAACCTTATACCAACAGAACCTGTAACGGTGAATCAAATTCAACCGTTAGGCACTATGGTATCCATAAAATTCACTGGCGTAAATACCAACCGTGCCAATACCAAAGTTATTTCTAAAGAAGAGTTTGATGCATTGGAAATGCTAACTCAGGAAGGAACATTCAACTTCAAAGGTGACCCAACAAAATTTGGATTATTTGCCGAAGCAGAACGCATCAATTCTGCTTACCAGTTTGACCCACTCTTTGCGGTCAATTGTAGTATTGTTGATCCTTTACCCCATCAGGTAGAAGCAGTTTATAAATTTCTGTTACCACTTCCTAAAATTCGGTTCCTGTTAGCAGATGATACAGGTGCTGGTAAAACAATTATGACCGGGCTTCTCATTAAAGAACTGATGATGAGAGGGCTTGCCGAAAGAATTTTAATTGTTACTCCAGGTGGTCTTACTAAGCAATGGCAGGAGGATGAAATGGCTATCAAATTCAACATCCCTTTCACATTAGTAAACAGGAGTTTGTTTTCATCCGACCCAAATGTTTTTCATACTGCACAGCGAATTGTAACATCTATTGATTTCATTTCACGGGAAGATGTATTAAATGTTGCCAGCAATTCACATTGGGACCTGATTGTGTTTGACGAGTGCCATAAACTTTCTGCTTACGATTACGGCAGCAAGCAATATTTATCACTTCGTTATAAAGCTGCACAGGTTTTATCGCAACAGTGCGAACATATTTTATTGCTAACAGCAACACCACACCGTGGCAGAACAGATACTTTCAAAAAACTATTGCAATTATTAGACGAAGATATTTTCGCTACTGATGAAATTGCCTCCACACGTATTAAGGAATTAGAACACAATGGCATCAATAAGTTCTTCATCCGCAGGTTAAAAGAAGATATGAAAGACTGGCAAGGCAAGCCACTCTTTAAAGACCGGTACACAAAAACAGTAGCCTATCAACTTACACCTGAAGAAAAGGAATTGTATGATGCTGTAACAAGCTACCTCACCAAGAAAAAAGAAGAAGCCTCTGAAACCAAAAACATACACGTTTCTTTGGCTTTAACCGTAATGCAGCGAAGATTGGTTAGCTCAATCTTTGCCATAAAAAATACATTGGGCAGACGTTACAATGCCCTGAAAGGAATATTGGATGAAACCAATAAAAACCCTAACCTGTTTAGCCAAAGGCACAAACTGGAAGGCTTTGATGTAGATAACATTGAGGAGTTTGAAGATTTGGAAGATGATGAAAGAGATGCATTGGAAAACATCCTTTCTGATCCTAAAAAATTCAAGCTGTTTACAACGGCTAAAAGTTTGGGCGAAATTCAAACAGAAGCCAATGAAGTAAAGAAGTTGTATGAGATGGCGGAATCTTTATACAACCGAAAGCAGGAAGAAAAGAAGTTTCAGGAATTACAGGAATTACTCAAATCAAATGGTGTTTTAGAAAACGGTGAAAAGCTCGTAATCTTCACCGAACATAAAGACACTTTATTATACCTCGAAGAACGCCTCACTAAAAGCGGTGGCTATAAAGTGGCTACCATTCACGGTGGCAAAAATGTGGATGACCGAAGAGAAGCACAATGGGCATTTGCCAAACCCGATACACAAATTCTAATTGCAACCGATGCAGCCGGTGAAGGTATCAATTTGCAGTTTTGCCGCTTACTTATCAATTGGGATATTCCCTGGAATCCAAACCGTTTGGAGCAAAGAATGGGAAGGATACACCGTTACGGCCAAAAGCAGTATGTGCTGGTGTTTAATATGGTAGCAAGCAATACCAAAGAAGGTAAAGTATTAGAAAGGCTTTTAACCAAGTTAGACATCATTCGTGAAGGCATGGGTGATGATAGAGTTTATGATGTGATACAGGATGTGTTGGAAGGAGTTGGGTTGGATGATATTATCAATTCCGTTTTCAATGGTAAGGAAACTGATTTAGATAGATTTCTTTCGCAGGATGATGCAACCTTAAAGCTGAAATTCACCGAGAAAATAAATGAGCAAAAAGATAAATTAGCCCACAGCACAGTTGATTACAGAGATGCAAGACTGCTGAAAGAAAATTCAGATGAAAAAAGATTGCAGCCCATTTATATCAAGTTGTTTTATGAAAAGGCATTTCAAAATTTAGGTGGTGTATTTACCGAATTAAGGCAATCCATTTTCCGTATTGATAAAATGCCCGATCCTGTTATTGCCGAGTTGAAGGAGACCTATAAAATTCACTTTGATGCCATCAAGTCTATCCAGTTTTGTTTTGATAAACAAATCTTCCTCGACTATCAAAGTGTTGGCGATTTAGGCAAAGTACATTACATCAATCCGGGCAATCCTGTTTTTGATAGTCTGGTTACTGTGGTTCGCAACCTATACCGTGAGGATATGATTAAAGGCACTATCCTTATTTCACCAGATGATAAGGAAGACTACTTTGCATTTTTTGTAAAGAGCCAGATAGTTGATAACCGGGCAAGCAAAAAAGACGATAGCATTGCCGATGAAAGATTGGTAATGGTGTATCAATCCACAGACGGTGAATTTCATATCACCTCACCTGCTAAGTTTATTGACCTGCATACACCAACCGAATTTACAAAACCTATAGAGCCTCCTCCGGTGGTAAGTACCAACGATGTGGTGCAGTGGAGTTTTGAAAAAATAACTACTCAGCAATTTGAAGATACTAAAGCCCATGTAAAAAAAGATGCTGCCGACCGCAGGGTATATTTAGAATCTGCCTTTACGCAGGTTATAATGGACTTACAAATTGCCATACAGGAACTGCAAAGCAAAGTGCTATACGGTGATAACAAGGTGCAGGAAAAGATTTTGAAAAAGCAGGAACGCATCAACGAACTTATACACAAAAAGCAAAGCCGATTAGAAAGTTTGGAACTGATGGCACAGCTTAACCCGAAAGCACCGGAGGTATTGGGCTGTGCGTATGTAGTACCATTAACGCAGGTTGAATATGTAGGGCATTACGGTATGAGCCGTGATGATGAAGCAGAAGCCATAGCCATGAAAGAAGCAATGGATTATGAAATTAGTGTAGGCTGGAAACCGGTTGATGTAAGTGCCAATAACGAAGGCTATGATGTAAAGAGCATAAGCCCTGAAGAATTAAAACGATACATTGAAGTAAAAGGACGCAGTGCTGGTGATGGCAGTGTAATGTTAAGTGAAAATGAAATGAACCGCCTGGCACAGTTGGGTGATGCAGCCTGGTTATACATTGTAATGAATTGCAAAATCAACCCTGAGTTGTACCGCATACAAAACCCTGCTAAGGCACTCAAATTTGAATTGAAATCAAAAGGAGTTCAATACTTTTTGCCGATGGCAGAATGGAAACAAAAGATTAACGCATAA
- a CDS encoding DUF262 domain-containing protein translates to MIRKSSYKKKAELPYNPDDVNIRLQHFRTSELIDMIHGKRIFEDTWIDIWGEDDLQRNRDLWSNDQKSLFIESLMIKLPIPLFYFDGGQKPWRVIDGLQRLHTIMSFVDGENKSNFKLTGLEYLVAECNGKFFYEIPGYLRSRIMDAELEAYVINPGTPPEVKYNIFKRINTGGLKLKGQEIRNAFCRGIPAEFTKKLANSKEFIKVSNGKVSPRRMDDREYATRFIAFKIFGYTEYMSKMDIFLTEAMLDLYNRDTNERIELENSFITSCNRINNSLDQFALYRVNKDGTIGRQPNRALFDTLSWNFSELTESAYNKIITSKKSFQTEYKKYMVQDELLFKAIADTTGSKTAVKNRFERMNYFLKEFIQ, encoded by the coding sequence ATGATAAGAAAGTCAAGTTATAAAAAGAAGGCTGAGCTGCCATACAATCCAGATGATGTGAACATCCGCTTACAGCATTTTCGCACTTCTGAATTGATAGATATGATTCATGGCAAACGAATATTTGAAGATACATGGATTGATATCTGGGGTGAAGATGATTTGCAACGTAACAGAGATTTGTGGAGCAATGATCAGAAAAGTCTATTCATTGAATCCTTAATGATTAAACTACCAATACCGTTATTCTATTTTGATGGTGGTCAAAAACCTTGGAGGGTAATAGATGGACTTCAAAGGCTTCATACAATTATGAGTTTTGTGGATGGCGAAAACAAATCAAATTTTAAACTCACAGGATTAGAGTATTTGGTAGCAGAATGTAATGGTAAATTTTTTTATGAAATCCCTGGCTATTTAAGGTCAAGAATTATGGATGCAGAATTGGAAGCATATGTAATTAATCCGGGAACTCCACCTGAAGTCAAGTACAACATTTTTAAACGTATAAACACCGGTGGGTTGAAATTAAAAGGGCAGGAAATAAGAAATGCCTTTTGCAGAGGTATTCCGGCAGAGTTCACCAAAAAACTTGCAAACAGTAAGGAGTTTATTAAGGTTTCCAATGGAAAAGTATCTCCCCGCAGAATGGATGATAGGGAATATGCAACTCGGTTTATTGCGTTTAAAATATTCGGCTACACCGAGTATATGTCGAAGATGGATATTTTTTTAACTGAAGCAATGCTGGATTTATATAACCGTGACACAAACGAAAGAATTGAACTGGAAAACAGTTTTATCACCAGTTGCAATAGGATAAACAATTCTTTAGACCAATTTGCTTTATACCGAGTAAATAAAGATGGTACTATTGGCAGACAACCAAACCGTGCACTCTTTGATACACTGTCATGGAACTTCAGTGAACTTACTGAGTCTGCATACAATAAGATTATTACAAGTAAAAAATCATTCCAAACGGAGTATAAAAAATATATGGTACAAGATGAATTGTTGTTCAAGGCAATTGCCGACACAACAGGTTCTAAGACTGCTGTTAAAAATAGGTTTGAACGAATGAATTATTTCTTAAAAGAATTTATACAATGA